A segment of the Bos mutus isolate GX-2022 chromosome 17, NWIPB_WYAK_1.1, whole genome shotgun sequence genome:
TCTGGGGTCCCAGGAGCCTGTGTGCACGGGTGTGGGGTTTGGGGGTAAATCGCTGCTGGCCCAGAGCAGTAGCTCTAGATACAGGCTTGATTTCCCCGCCCCAGCTGTCTGGGAAGGAGGGGGGTGTGAACGTGAGCTCCTTAAGCCCAGCCTGTCTCCAGCCTTTGGTCCATCccgaaagagaataaaaaagctgAGGTCCAGGTGGGCCTGCTGCAGAGAAAGGCGCGAACTCAGGTGTAACATGGGCTGGAGGGGACGCTGAGCAACGCTGCTCCTTAGAGCAGCAGTGCAGTTCTGCGTCCATGAGACGGAGACGCTGACAGCAGTGGCCCGTCACGGCTGCAGCGAGGCGTGAAGCACAGGCTTCCTCGCTGGGACCTTCCCCGGCCCTGCGAGCCACTCTAAGCCTGGCTCTGCAGGGGGAGTGAGGGTGGAGGCTGCAGGCCCCGCCGCCCTGCCCGCGTGTCTGCCCCGGGGCCGTGCCGCCTCCTACCTTTGAAGTAGAGGCAGTTGAGGAGCAGCATCTGCGTCGCGGGGTCCACGTCCTGCAGCGCGTCTCGTATGAGGCCCTTGGTGAGCCGGGCCACGTGCCGGTTGGTGTGGGCGAGGAAGGCGGGGTCGGAGAAGTCGGCCGCCCGGACCTCGGCGAAGTAGTAGTCCCGGACCTGGGCCTGGAAGTCGTCCCGGACCGGGAGCTGCTTCTGCACATACAGGTCGCTGACGGAGCGCAGCGTGTACCCGAAGTTCCTGCGGAAGAGGCGGTGGATCAGCTTCCGGAACAGGTTGTGGACGGTGCCCAGCTCGTAGGCGGCGCTGGCGTTGACGAACTCGGCAAAGCGCAGGGCCGTGTGCACCTCCTGGTGGGTGTCGCCCGCCAGGCCCAGGGAGAGCATGGCCATGGCTGCCGACACGCCCACGGGCGCCAGGAGGACGTTGTCGGCCGCGCCGCCCCGCGCCGCCAGCGCCCGGTACAGGTCGAAGGCGAACTGCGCGTTGAGGAGGTTGAGCCGCTGCACGCGGCTCTTGCCGGGGAAGAGCGGGAGCACGCTGCCGGCGCCCGCCCCGGGGTGCATGGGGGGGGCCGCGTCCACGACGTCGCTGTAGTTGTCGTCCTCCCCGAAGATCTTCTCCAGGTCCAGgtagtcctcctcctcctccccgtcCGCGGCCCACTCGCCGGTGACGGTGTTCTCCTCGTGGAAGGCGGCGGGCGGCAGGGGCCCGCTCGCGTTGCTGCCCTTCAGCCGCCCCCACCGGGGCTCCATGGACTCAGGCTCGTCCCCGCCATCATCACGCTGCCCCCACGGGCCGAGGGTCCTGCACGCAGATGCCAGAAGGAGGGCCAGCAGGAGCGGGCGCAGCGGGCACCACATCCCGGAGGAGCTGGAGCGGGGGGAGAGCAGACATGTGAGGACGGCCTGgggaccccccacacacaccagtgggGCCCCGGGCGCCCGTCCCCAGACGCTTTAGGATCTGGTGACAGAAAGACACGCCTGACGTTCTGTGGGGTCTTGTGAGCACCACTCAGAACCCCTGGTGGAAAGTGGGCAAAACCGTGGGGCCTGGAGACCCAGGGAGTTTCCTTTTCACTCGGGTACTGAATTTTGGGTCAGTTTTCCGAGTGACACCCAGGGCCCTGGAGGCACAGCAGTGTCCCCCAGTCGGTCAGGGGCCCACGTGCAGTGAGGAGGGCTCGCAAGGACGCTGCTGGCAGGGGCCTGGGGGGCCACCTCCTGTCCTGGGAGTCCGTGAGGGTCTAATCTGCATGACCTGAGCCGTGTCTGCAGTGTAGGGGTTACCCGGGCTGCTCACAGCCCGGGGGGTGAGGTGTGCGCGTTCTCCCATCTGCCAGTCACTGCCCACTGCTGTGGGAGGGAGGGCCCCATCTCCACCAAGAGCACTCTTGGGTTAGCGCTCTGGGTTAGGGTGTCGGGGGGTGCTGTTAGAAGCTACCGCCAGAGGCCTGAGGGGCTTCCTCCTCGTGAGCGGGGCGCCCCAGGGGGCGTCTGCCTGCCGCCCCTCCCCTGCACATCTGCCTTCTTGCACCCAGCATCCCTTCAGTTCCCCAGGGGCCGCGTCTTGttcagtgtgcgtgtgtgcagcCGTCTCCTGCTGGGCCTCTGGGGACCAGGACCTGTTTCCCACCCAGGCAGGGAGAGCGCTGCGGGCTCCCGTGAGGTGAAGCTGGGTTGATTGGGCCTCAGGATGGGCTCAGTGCACGATGCCCCCTGGAGCTCAGTGAGTCCTGCCCGAGCCTCTGCCCGTGCGTGGGGCCAGGCCAGGAGCTTTGCCCTGGGTGTCAGCATGCGGGTCCCACCTGCGCTGGGCTGGAGGCTCTACCGGACCCAGGGTCATGGCGCCTCCGCAGTGTCTAGGGCTCAGCCCTCAGCCCCTTGAGTGCGGTCAGCCGCACGCCTGGAGCACCACGGTTTGGAGAGGGACAGGCGCGTGGCTCCTGACTTTGACCCCTCTGTTGTCTTTCCCGGCCCCTCCCCTCCCGCCAGCCTGTCGCAGACGCTGCCCCTACATCGCCTGCGCTCAGGACACAGGTCTAAGGTGCGCGGTGCCAGCAGGATTGGGCCAGGGTTCTGGGCAGAACTGAATGTGGATACTGATGGCAGGACACTTAAAAAGGGAGGGGGGAGAAAGGAAGCTGTTTGCCGAAGGTCTCCTGTTGAGGCTGTGCTTGAAAGTATTcttctcaagttaaaaaaaaaaaaggcttagacAGCCCCAGCTTGAGTAATCAAGGGTTCAGGAGGAGGAAGTGAGAGCCGACAGGG
Coding sequences within it:
- the SERPIND1 gene encoding heparin cofactor 2 — encoded protein: MWCPLRPLLLALLLASACRTLGPWGQRDDGGDEPESMEPRWGRLKGSNASGPLPPAAFHEENTVTGEWAADGEEEEDYLDLEKIFGEDDNYSDVVDAAPPMHPGAGAGSVLPLFPGKSRVQRLNLLNAQFAFDLYRALAARGGAADNVLLAPVGVSAAMAMLSLGLAGDTHQEVHTALRFAEFVNASAAYELGTVHNLFRKLIHRLFRRNFGYTLRSVSDLYVQKQLPVRDDFQAQVRDYYFAEVRAADFSDPAFLAHTNRHVARLTKGLIRDALQDVDPATQMLLLNCLYFKGSWVNKFPVEMTHNHNFRLNEREVVKVPMMQTKGAFLAASDQELDCDVLRLEYVGGISMLVVVPHKLSGMKTLESQLTPQAVERWQRSMTNRTREVLLPKFKLEKDYDLVGALRALGVTALFDKHSNTTGITGQRIVIDLFKHQGTITVNEEGTQAAAVTAVGFMPLSTQVRFSVDRPFLFLIYEHRTSCLLFLGRVANPARP